The DNA sequence ATATTAACAGATACAGAGATAGAAGCTTTAATTCTCGAAGCGAACCTTATTAAAGAACATAAACCGAGATACAATGTTAACCTGAAAGATGACAAAACCTATCCTTACATAAGAATCACAAGCGAACCATATCCGAGAGTTTTTATAACCCGAAGGATAATAAAGGACGGCTCAATTTATCTCGGCCCGTATACTGATGTGGGATCATTAAGAAAACTCATATCTGCAGCACAACGAATCTTCCCCATACGTACTTGTACGAGAGTGATAAATAGTGAGACTATCTTAAATAAAAAACACAAAGTCTGTCTTAATTTTCAGATAGGCCGCTGCTTCGGCCCGTGCGAAGGTAGAATTTCTCAAAAAGAGTATCTGTGGAATGTAGATCAGGTTGTAAGGTTTATCAAAGGAAAAAACAGTAAATTGCTTAAGAATCTTAATGATCGTATGTTGTCTCTGGCGAAAAACCGGCTTTTTGAGGAGGCTGCAAGATTGAGAGATGAAATTGAATCCATAAAAAAATTCAGCTATCTACAGAAGGTAGTGGATTCTGTCAGTGCTGACCGAGATATAATAACTGTGGCTTCCAAAGAAAAAGAGAGCTGTTGTGTTGTTTTTAATGTAAGAGAGGGCAGGATAATAAACAGGCTCCATTTTTATCTCGAAAACAGGGAGGAGGCTGAACCTGAACATGTTATTTCGGCATTTATAAAACAGTTTTACATGAGAACAGATTTTATCCCCGGAGAAATACTGATACCTTTTAATATTGCTGACAGAGAAGAGATTGAAGAGTGGCTGAAAAAAAAGCGAAACGGCAGAGTTTCAATAGTCACACCAAAACAGGGAAAAAAAGCAGGCCTTATGAGGATGAGCCTTAAAAATGCGGAACTTCTTCTTGAAGAGATGCTTATTCAGAAGAAGGAAGCTGCAAATATGGTTCTGAAATCAGTTGAAACTTTACAAAAGGATTTGAACCTAAAGCAACCTCCTGTAAGAATAGAAGCTTTTGATATATCAAATATTCAGGGGAAAGATTCTGTGGCGTCTCTTGTTGTGTTTGAAAACGGCAGGCCGAAAAA is a window from the bacterium genome containing:
- a CDS encoding excinuclease ABC subunit C encodes the protein MGRICPVNQIKEKLSRIPQTPGVYLLKKSGGKIIYVGKAKKLRNRLHSHFRAGKDSDLKHRRLMSQVEDFEYILTDTEIEALILEANLIKEHKPRYNVNLKDDKTYPYIRITSEPYPRVFITRRIIKDGSIYLGPYTDVGSLRKLISAAQRIFPIRTCTRVINSETILNKKHKVCLNFQIGRCFGPCEGRISQKEYLWNVDQVVRFIKGKNSKLLKNLNDRMLSLAKNRLFEEAARLRDEIESIKKFSYLQKVVDSVSADRDIITVASKEKESCCVVFNVREGRIINRLHFYLENREEAEPEHVISAFIKQFYMRTDFIPGEILIPFNIADREEIEEWLKKKRNGRVSIVTPKQGKKAGLMRMSLKNAELLLEEMLIQKKEAANMVLKSVETLQKDLNLKQPPVRIEAFDISNIQGKDSVASLVVFENGRPKKSEYRKYKIKTVEGPDDFRSMAEVVERRISRLLKENRPLPDLILVDGGKGQLSAASEVLLKFGLKNQPVIGLAKKLEEVFIPGYSDPQNIPKTSPALYLLQRIRDEAHRFAITFHRQRRKKRTLRSVLDDIPGIGEKRRNSLLKAFGSVEGVKKASISEIEAVAGVGKNAAQKIVEALKNWGRE